GCTGGTCCACCTGAGCGGTCACGAGGACGGGGAAGGGGCCGGCCGGGGGTGGTCCGATGAACGCTGGACCGATGAGGCCGGCAGGGTGTGGCGTGAAGAGGGTCTGCCGGGTACGGTCGGCGTTCCGGGCATCGCTGATGAATTTTCGCTGCGGGCCTGAACAGAATGAGGAAAGAAGGCGGTCCGGCGGAAGCATATACCGGTAAGCCACCGATGTATCAATACGATATCACTGAATATATTTCATTCTTGACAGGCCCCGGCTCCCTCCCTATACTCATCCGCAACATCGGTCCTCCGGAAGGGACCGTGAGGTCTGGAACAGGTGCCGTACATGGCGAAACTTACGCTGCAGGAATGGCTGGGTCGTGTTGAGAAAGACCGGCGCTTTCTCGAGAATGTGAGTGCCATTGAACATTTTCCCGCCAGTGAGGGGGAATTTGCCCCGTACCCCGGATGGATACATCCAAAGCTCAGATCCGTTCTTGAAAAGCGGGGGATGACACGCCTGTACAGCCATCAGGCAGAGGCGGTTAACGGCATCCGCGAAGGGCGCAACATCGTTCTGGTGACCCCCACGGCCAGTGGAAAGACCCTGTGCTACAATCTGCCGGTCCTTCAGAAAATCCTTGAAGACCCGGAGACCAGGGCCCTCTATATCTTTCCCACAAAGGCCCTCGCCCAGAACCAGATGCACGAAGCCCACAGCCTTATTGGTGAACTTGGGGAACATATCGGGACATACACCTATGACGGCGATACCCCCGCCGACGCGCGCCAGGCGATCCGCAAGCAGGGGAACATCGTGGTTACTAATCCGGACATGCTTCATGCCGGGATCCTGCCGCATCATCCGAAATGGCAGAAACTGTTCAGCAATCTCAGGTATGTGGTCATTGATGAACTGCATGTGTACCGGGGCGTCTTCGGCAGCCACCTGGCCAATGTGATCCGGCGCCTCGTGAGGATCTGCCGATTTTACGGGACCGACCCGGTCTTCATCTGTTGCTCGGCCACCGTGGCGAACCCCGCCGAGCACGCTGAGCGGATACTGGAACGGCCCGTGGACCTGATCGACAGGAGCGGAGCGCCCTCGGCATCCAAGACGTTCATTCTCTATAACCCCCCCATTGTGAACCGTGAACTCGGCATTCGCCAGTCGGCCCTGACGCCGGCGCGGAAGATAGCCGCCGAACTGATCGAAAACGATATCCAGACCATCCTTTTTACCACGAGCCGGCTCAATGTGGAGGTCCTCACCAAGTATCTCAAGGACCGCTTCGCAAAGGGAAAACCCCGTGATGACCAGTTTGTCGCGGGATACCGGGGAGGATACCTGCCGAACCTGCGACGGCAGATAGAAAAGGGGCTCAGGGAACGGAAGGTCATGGGGGTCGTCAGCACGAACGCCCTGGAACTGGGGATCGACATCGGTGACCTGGAAGCATCCCTCATCGTCGGGTATCCGGGCTCCATCGCCAGCACCTGGCAGCAGTCGGGCCGGGCCGGGAGACGCAGGGGCCACAGCCTGTCGATACTCATGGCCAGGAGCAATCCCATGGACCAGTTCATCGTTGAAAACCCGAGCTACTTTTTCTCCCGTTCACCCGAGCATTGCCGGATAAATCCCGATAATCTGCTCATACTGCTGCACCACCTGAAAAGCGCCGCCTTTGAACTGCCCTTTGAACGGGGGGAGCATTTCGGCGGTGAGGAACTGGAAGAGCTGCTTTCCTACCTCGAGGAGCAGGGTGTCCTGCACCGGGTCGACCAACGATGGCACTGGGCGGC
This Deltaproteobacteria bacterium DNA region includes the following protein-coding sequences:
- a CDS encoding DEAD/DEAH box helicase, which translates into the protein MAKLTLQEWLGRVEKDRRFLENVSAIEHFPASEGEFAPYPGWIHPKLRSVLEKRGMTRLYSHQAEAVNGIREGRNIVLVTPTASGKTLCYNLPVLQKILEDPETRALYIFPTKALAQNQMHEAHSLIGELGEHIGTYTYDGDTPADARQAIRKQGNIVVTNPDMLHAGILPHHPKWQKLFSNLRYVVIDELHVYRGVFGSHLANVIRRLVRICRFYGTDPVFICCSATVANPAEHAERILERPVDLIDRSGAPSASKTFILYNPPIVNRELGIRQSALTPARKIAAELIENDIQTILFTTSRLNVEVLTKYLKDRFAKGKPRDDQFVAGYRGGYLPNLRRQIEKGLRERKVMGVVSTNALELGIDIGDLEASLIVGYPGSIASTWQQSGRAGRRRGHSLSILMARSNPMDQFIVENPSYFFSRSPEHCRINPDNLLILLHHLKSAAFELPFERGEHFGGEELEELLSYLEEQGVLHRVDQRWHWAAESYPADEISLRSVNPENVVVVDTTIAGDHKAIAEVDWDSAFTMVHDEAIYMVESQQYHVDKLDLERKKAYVRKVDVDYFTDAMTYTNVRVIDGFDSKQKERLIVEHGEVQVVRKVVGYKKIKFYTSENLGYGDVSLPEKDMHTTSYWFTIPRDLLLGLPYNQAEIIDGLAGLSYGLHHLAAVLLMADIRDIDRCIGDKSGEWFVRYGGNRRLITVSPGEHESDRVRFDEFDPTVFIFDAYPGGIGFSALLYEQHDHLLGMVRRLIDSCPCSHGCPMCVGPTLEVGPVAKEAARAILDGIAVFS